The Micromonospora sp. WMMD961 genome has a segment encoding these proteins:
- a CDS encoding 4a-hydroxytetrahydrobiopterin dehydratase gives MRVLFNSRSKHDYLADALTLLSGWTREGEQIRRTLVIDDTQHAALTERVKVVADALHLRPEISRRSDSTQIRVGHGNGDPLTEGEVLLAARIEDAYRAVTES, from the coding sequence ATGCGCGTGCTGTTCAACAGCAGGTCAAAGCACGACTACCTTGCCGACGCGTTGACCTTGCTATCTGGTTGGACACGCGAAGGGGAGCAGATCCGACGGACGCTCGTGATCGACGATACCCAACACGCGGCGCTAACTGAACGAGTCAAGGTCGTCGCGGACGCGCTGCACCTGCGCCCGGAGATCAGCCGACGGTCCGACAGCACCCAGATCCGGGTCGGGCACGGCAACGGCGACCCCCTGACCGAGGGCGAGGTCCTGCTGGCCGCCCGCATCGAGGACGCCTACCGGGCCGTCACCGAGTCCTGA
- a CDS encoding dipeptide ABC transporter ATP-binding protein has protein sequence MRARDAAQTVEVTDEPLLRVRGLTKHFPVREGLRSTGLVRAVDGLDFDVRPGETLGLVGESGCGKTTTGRMLVRLLEPTSGSIEFAGRDITHAGRRELRPLRQELQIIFQDPYASLNPRHTVGRIVAMPLQVNGIKPPGGIKARVQELLELVGLNPEHYNRYPHEFSGGQRQRIGIARALALRPKLIVADEPVSALDVSIQAQVVNLLRDLQRELGLAFVFIAHDLAVVRHFCQRVAVMYLGRIVEIGDREDIYERPQHPYTRALLSAIPDVTQLGPAGRIRLTGDVPTPLDPPSGCRFRTRCWKAQDVCATEEPALVPRDGGRQATACHFPEREAASTSPEREAASTSPEREAASTSPESAESAAQVDEEVSS, from the coding sequence GTGAGGGCGAGGGACGCGGCGCAGACCGTGGAGGTGACCGACGAACCGTTGTTGCGGGTACGCGGCCTGACCAAGCACTTCCCGGTACGCGAGGGGTTGCGCTCCACCGGCCTGGTGCGGGCGGTGGACGGGCTGGACTTCGACGTGCGCCCCGGCGAGACGCTCGGCCTGGTGGGGGAGTCGGGCTGCGGCAAGACCACCACCGGCCGGATGCTGGTGCGGCTGCTGGAGCCGACGAGCGGCAGCATCGAGTTCGCCGGGCGGGACATCACGCACGCCGGCCGCCGGGAGTTGCGTCCGCTGCGTCAGGAACTTCAGATCATCTTCCAGGACCCGTACGCGTCCCTGAACCCCCGGCACACCGTCGGGCGGATCGTGGCGATGCCGTTGCAGGTCAACGGGATCAAGCCGCCGGGTGGGATCAAGGCCCGGGTGCAGGAGCTGCTGGAGCTGGTCGGGTTGAACCCGGAGCACTACAACCGGTACCCGCACGAGTTCTCCGGCGGTCAGCGCCAACGCATCGGCATCGCCCGGGCACTGGCCCTGCGGCCCAAGCTGATCGTCGCGGACGAGCCGGTGTCCGCGCTGGACGTCTCGATCCAGGCGCAGGTCGTCAACCTGCTGCGTGACCTGCAACGGGAGCTCGGCCTGGCGTTCGTGTTCATCGCGCACGACCTGGCCGTGGTCCGGCACTTCTGCCAGCGGGTCGCGGTCATGTACCTGGGGCGGATCGTGGAGATCGGCGACCGGGAGGACATCTACGAGCGCCCGCAGCACCCGTACACCCGGGCGTTGCTCTCGGCGATCCCGGACGTCACCCAGCTCGGCCCGGCGGGTCGGATCCGGCTGACCGGTGACGTGCCCACCCCGCTCGACCCGCCATCGGGCTGCCGGTTCCGTACCCGTTGCTGGAAGGCGCAGGACGTCTGTGCCACGGAGGAGCCGGCGCTGGTCCCGCGCGACGGCGGCCGGCAGGCCACCGCGTGTCACTTCCCGGAGAGGGAAGCGGCCAGCACGAGCCCGGAGAGGGAAGCGGCCAGCACGAGCCCGGAGAGGGAAGCGGCCAGCACGAGCCCGGAGTCAGCCGAGTCGGCTGCCCAGGTCGACGAGGAGGTGTCGTCGTGA
- a CDS encoding fumarate reductase/succinate dehydrogenase flavoprotein subunit yields MTTTTRIERHHYDVVVIGAGGAGLRAAIEARLAGKKTAIISKSLFGKAHTVMAEGGAAAAMGNVNSRDNWQVHFRDTMRGGKFLNNFRMAELHAKESPQRIWELETYGALFDRTKDGKISQRNFGGHEYPRLAHVGDRTGLELIRTLQQKIVSLQQDDHREFGSYDARIKVFSETTITELLLDGDRVAGAFGYYRESGEFILFEAPAVVLATGGVGRSYKVTSNSWEYTGDGHALALRAGATLINMEFLQFHPTGMVWPPSVKGILVTESVRGDGGVLKNSEGKRFMFDYVPDVFRKQYAETEEEADRWYTDPDNNRRPPELLPRDEVARAINSEVKAGRGSPAGGVFLDIASRRSADEIRRRLPSMYHQFKELADVDITSEAMEVGPTCHYVMGGVEVDPDSGAAFGHVRGLFAAGEVSGGMHGSNRLGGNSLSDLLVFGKRAGGHAASYADGLAARPKVAVDAVEAAVETALAPLQRDTGESPYTLQQDLQAVMGDLVGIIRREGELADALVRLAELRERVAKVSAAGGRRYNPGWHLALDLRNMLVVSECTAKAALERQESRGGHTREDYPAMEPKWRQVNLVCSLDGDSVRLTRKPLPKMRPELIGLFDRAELSKYLTDEELADFDALVADAGEADNR; encoded by the coding sequence ATGACCACTACCACTCGCATCGAACGACACCACTACGACGTCGTCGTCATCGGGGCCGGCGGCGCCGGTCTGCGTGCCGCCATCGAGGCCCGGCTCGCCGGCAAGAAGACCGCGATCATCTCCAAGTCGCTGTTCGGCAAGGCGCACACGGTGATGGCCGAGGGCGGCGCCGCCGCGGCGATGGGCAACGTGAACAGCCGGGACAACTGGCAGGTGCACTTCCGCGACACCATGCGCGGCGGCAAGTTCCTCAACAACTTCCGGATGGCCGAGCTGCACGCGAAGGAGTCGCCGCAGCGGATCTGGGAGCTGGAGACGTACGGGGCGCTCTTCGACCGCACCAAGGACGGCAAGATCTCGCAGCGCAACTTCGGTGGCCACGAGTATCCGCGCCTGGCGCACGTGGGCGACCGGACCGGCCTGGAGCTGATCCGCACCCTCCAGCAGAAGATCGTCTCGCTTCAGCAGGACGACCACCGGGAGTTCGGCTCGTACGACGCCCGGATCAAGGTGTTCTCCGAGACCACCATCACCGAGCTGCTGCTCGACGGTGACCGGGTCGCCGGCGCGTTCGGTTACTACCGTGAGTCGGGCGAGTTCATCCTCTTCGAGGCGCCGGCCGTGGTGCTGGCGACCGGCGGTGTCGGGCGCTCCTACAAGGTCACCTCGAACTCCTGGGAGTACACCGGGGACGGGCACGCGTTGGCGCTGCGCGCCGGGGCGACGCTGATCAACATGGAGTTCCTCCAGTTCCACCCGACCGGCATGGTCTGGCCGCCCTCGGTGAAGGGCATCCTGGTCACCGAGTCGGTCCGTGGTGACGGCGGAGTCCTGAAGAACTCCGAGGGCAAGCGGTTCATGTTCGACTACGTCCCCGACGTCTTCCGCAAGCAGTACGCGGAGACCGAGGAGGAGGCGGACCGCTGGTACACCGACCCGGACAACAACCGGCGTCCGCCGGAGCTGCTGCCCCGCGACGAGGTGGCCCGCGCGATCAACAGCGAGGTCAAGGCCGGCCGGGGCTCCCCCGCCGGTGGGGTCTTCCTGGACATCGCCAGCCGGCGTTCGGCCGACGAGATCCGTCGGCGGCTGCCGTCGATGTACCACCAGTTCAAGGAGCTGGCCGACGTCGACATCACCTCCGAGGCGATGGAGGTCGGGCCGACCTGCCACTACGTGATGGGCGGCGTCGAGGTCGACCCGGACTCGGGTGCGGCGTTCGGCCACGTACGCGGGTTGTTCGCCGCCGGTGAGGTGTCCGGTGGCATGCACGGTTCCAACCGGCTGGGCGGCAACTCCCTGTCCGACCTGTTGGTCTTCGGTAAGCGGGCGGGCGGGCACGCGGCGAGCTACGCCGACGGGCTGGCCGCTCGACCGAAGGTGGCCGTGGACGCGGTCGAGGCCGCCGTGGAGACCGCCCTGGCTCCGCTGCAGCGGGACACCGGCGAGAGCCCGTACACCCTCCAGCAGGACCTTCAGGCGGTGATGGGCGACCTGGTGGGCATCATCCGCCGGGAGGGTGAGCTGGCCGACGCGCTGGTGCGTTTGGCCGAGCTGCGCGAGCGGGTGGCGAAGGTGAGCGCGGCCGGTGGGCGGCGCTACAACCCGGGCTGGCACCTGGCCCTGGACCTGCGCAACATGCTGGTGGTCTCGGAGTGCACCGCGAAGGCGGCGCTGGAGCGGCAGGAGTCGCGCGGCGGGCACACCCGGGAGGACTACCCGGCGATGGAGCCGAAGTGGCGGCAGGTCAACCTGGTCTGCTCGCTGGACGGCGACAGCGTACGGCTGACCCGTAAGCCGCTGCCGAAGATGCGGCCGGAGCTGATCGGCCTCTTCGACCGCGCGGAGCTTTCCAAGTACCTCACCGACGAGGAGTTGGCCGACTTCGACGCCCTCGTCGCCGACGCTGGAGAGGCGGACAACCGATGA
- a CDS encoding ABC transporter permease: MSLSPVEGVALAEIEADAEAGGPAAKGVVGRSPGQLAWLRLRRDRTAVVSGVLLVFFLLLGLTAPLIEMVYGIGPREQFQNLLDGNGMPLGYVGGVTGEHWFGLEPGLGRDIFIRLIYGLRTSLFIAIAAALITAAIGVVLGALAGYLGGWLDAVINWITDLTLAMPFLIIALALTPTITLRFYGERGQVSAAFGVGVLIAVFAIFGWTSTARLVRGQVIALREREFVEAAKASGAGLGHIIFRQLLPNIWAPILVSFSLAVPQFITSEAALSFIGVGLSDETPSFGRMIYRSLDYLQTDPAYVFFPGITIFALVFAFNLFGDALRDALDPKSSR, encoded by the coding sequence GTGAGCCTGTCCCCGGTGGAGGGTGTGGCGCTGGCCGAGATCGAGGCTGACGCGGAGGCGGGCGGGCCCGCCGCGAAGGGTGTCGTCGGCCGCTCGCCCGGTCAGCTCGCCTGGCTGCGGCTGCGCCGCGACCGGACGGCGGTGGTCAGCGGCGTACTCCTGGTCTTCTTCCTGCTGTTGGGGTTGACCGCTCCGCTGATCGAGATGGTCTACGGGATCGGCCCGCGCGAGCAGTTCCAGAACCTGCTGGACGGCAACGGCATGCCGCTTGGCTACGTGGGCGGTGTGACCGGGGAGCACTGGTTCGGTCTGGAGCCGGGGCTGGGCCGGGACATCTTCATCCGGTTGATCTACGGGCTGCGGACGTCGCTCTTCATCGCGATCGCGGCGGCCCTGATCACCGCGGCGATCGGCGTCGTGCTGGGCGCGCTCGCCGGCTACCTCGGCGGCTGGCTCGACGCGGTGATCAACTGGATCACCGACCTGACCCTGGCCATGCCCTTCCTGATCATCGCGCTGGCGCTCACCCCCACCATCACGCTGCGCTTCTACGGTGAGCGGGGGCAGGTGTCGGCGGCGTTCGGGGTGGGCGTGCTGATCGCCGTCTTCGCCATCTTCGGCTGGACCAGCACGGCCCGGCTGGTGCGCGGGCAGGTGATCGCGCTGCGCGAGCGGGAGTTCGTGGAGGCGGCCAAGGCCAGCGGCGCCGGGCTGGGGCACATCATCTTCCGGCAACTGCTGCCGAACATCTGGGCGCCGATCCTGGTCTCGTTCTCCCTCGCGGTGCCGCAGTTCATCACCAGCGAGGCCGCGCTGTCGTTCATCGGCGTCGGCCTCAGCGACGAGACGCCGAGCTTCGGCCGGATGATCTACCGCAGTCTGGACTACCTCCAGACCGACCCGGCGTACGTGTTCTTCCCGGGCATCACGATCTTCGCGCTGGTGTTCGCCTTCAACCTCTTCGGCGACGCGTTGCGCGACGCGCTCGACCCGAAGTCGTCCCGGTAG
- a CDS encoding TldD/PmbA family protein: protein MTEFDAATAAVQAALDAGARYADARVMHRRYESMTARNGDVEELTQDESIGLGVRALVGASWGFYAVPDLSDAAVRDAGRRATRTAMASARVPGPPVDLVPTEAVTASWASGCRIDPLGVPLSDKGDLLVDATRTMAEHGADLAEGLYQIWDTTKWFVSSEGHRIDQRIRECGGGISATAIGDGETQRRSWPSYRGQYGTTGWELVESLDLAAHAAQIADESRALLTAPLCPAGETDLILGGEQLALQIHESVGHAIELDRILGWEAAFAGTSWLDLAQLGSLRYGSELMNITIDPTIPGALGSFGFDDEGSPAVKRDAVRDGRWVGVLAGRDSAAMASLDYGGSVRADGWARLPMVRMTNVGLEPGPHTLEEIIAATDDGVLMDLNRSWSIDDKRLNFQFGCEVGWEIKKGRRGRMLRNPTYTGIGPLFWRSMDMLSGETISWGTPNCGKGQPGQIGHTGHPAAPARFRNVRVGVSA, encoded by the coding sequence ATGACCGAGTTCGACGCGGCCACCGCCGCCGTCCAGGCCGCCCTCGACGCGGGAGCGCGGTACGCCGACGCACGGGTGATGCACCGCCGCTACGAGTCGATGACCGCGCGCAACGGCGACGTGGAGGAGCTGACCCAGGACGAGAGCATCGGGCTCGGCGTCCGAGCGTTGGTCGGCGCGAGTTGGGGCTTCTACGCCGTACCCGATCTGTCGGACGCCGCCGTTCGCGACGCCGGCCGACGCGCGACGCGTACCGCCATGGCGAGCGCGCGGGTGCCCGGCCCGCCGGTCGACCTGGTGCCGACCGAGGCGGTCACCGCGAGTTGGGCCTCCGGCTGCCGAATCGACCCGCTCGGGGTGCCCCTGTCGGACAAGGGCGACCTGCTGGTCGACGCGACCCGCACGATGGCCGAGCACGGTGCGGACCTGGCCGAGGGCCTGTACCAGATCTGGGACACCACGAAGTGGTTCGTCTCCAGTGAGGGCCACCGGATCGACCAGCGGATCCGCGAATGCGGCGGCGGCATCTCCGCCACCGCCATCGGTGACGGCGAGACGCAGCGCCGCTCCTGGCCGAGCTACCGGGGGCAGTACGGCACCACCGGGTGGGAGCTGGTCGAGTCGCTCGACCTGGCCGCGCACGCCGCGCAGATCGCCGACGAGTCCCGAGCTTTGCTCACCGCGCCGCTCTGCCCGGCCGGCGAGACGGATCTGATCCTCGGCGGCGAACAGTTGGCCCTGCAGATCCACGAGTCGGTCGGGCACGCCATCGAGCTGGACCGGATCCTCGGCTGGGAGGCGGCGTTCGCCGGCACGTCCTGGCTGGACCTGGCCCAGCTCGGCTCGCTGCGCTACGGCTCCGAGCTGATGAACATCACCATCGACCCGACGATCCCCGGCGCGCTGGGCAGCTTCGGCTTCGACGACGAGGGCTCCCCGGCGGTCAAGCGGGACGCGGTCCGCGACGGTCGCTGGGTCGGCGTGCTCGCCGGTCGGGATTCCGCCGCGATGGCCAGCCTCGACTACGGCGGCAGCGTACGGGCCGACGGGTGGGCACGATTGCCGATGGTGCGGATGACGAACGTCGGCCTGGAACCCGGCCCGCACACCCTGGAGGAGATCATCGCGGCCACCGACGACGGCGTTCTGATGGACCTCAACCGATCCTGGTCGATCGACGACAAGCGGCTCAACTTCCAGTTCGGCTGCGAGGTCGGCTGGGAGATCAAGAAGGGGCGGCGGGGGCGGATGCTGCGCAACCCCACGTACACGGGGATCGGCCCGCTCTTCTGGCGCTCGATGGACATGCTCTCCGGCGAGACGATCTCCTGGGGCACGCCCAACTGCGGCAAGGGCCAACCTGGCCAGATCGGGCACACCGGCCACCCGGCGGCACCGGCCCGGTTCCGCAACGTCCGGGTGGGGGTGTCCGCGTGA
- a CDS encoding (deoxy)nucleoside triphosphate pyrophosphohydrolase: MRTERANDGGQAERRDLKVIVGAAIIRDGRVLACARSAPPEVAGMWEFPGGKVEPGEAEVDALIRECVEELAVRVEIGDRVGRDVRMAHGRSVLKVYAARLLDGDEPQALEHEGLRWLTADELDSVTWLPADAPIVAALRPVLKNL, translated from the coding sequence GTGCGGACCGAACGGGCGAATGATGGCGGGCAGGCCGAACGACGGGACCTGAAGGTGATCGTCGGCGCGGCGATAATCCGGGACGGGCGGGTGCTCGCCTGCGCGCGTTCCGCCCCTCCCGAGGTGGCGGGGATGTGGGAGTTCCCCGGCGGCAAGGTCGAGCCGGGAGAGGCCGAGGTCGACGCGCTGATCCGGGAGTGCGTCGAGGAACTGGCCGTACGCGTCGAGATCGGCGATCGGGTCGGCCGGGACGTCCGGATGGCACACGGCCGTTCGGTGCTCAAGGTGTACGCCGCCCGCCTGCTCGACGGCGACGAGCCGCAGGCGTTGGAGCACGAGGGGTTGCGGTGGCTGACCGCCGACGAGCTGGACTCGGTCACCTGGCTCCCCGCCGACGCCCCCATCGTCGCAGCCCTCCGCCCCGTCCTGAAAAACCTCTGA
- a CDS encoding Uma2 family endonuclease — protein MTAAVFDHEGPWTEEEFLALGETQDRVELFDWSLHVTPGPTPRHQRISRKLGNILEAAAEAANLELLEAVNVRLRPGRIPIPDLVVTNAIDLDEPNIESADVRLVCEIISPSNASTDKVLKMHYYAAAGIEWYLLVEQGTGAMRLYQRQGGHYVERATTKRGEVLELTEPVRATIRPEDLVL, from the coding sequence ATGACCGCGGCGGTGTTCGATCACGAAGGTCCGTGGACCGAAGAGGAGTTCCTCGCCCTCGGCGAGACGCAGGATCGCGTCGAACTCTTCGACTGGAGCCTCCACGTGACCCCAGGACCCACCCCACGGCATCAACGCATCTCTCGCAAGCTCGGCAACATCCTGGAAGCAGCCGCGGAGGCAGCCAACCTTGAGCTGCTGGAGGCGGTGAACGTCCGGCTCCGGCCCGGTCGAATACCGATTCCTGATCTTGTCGTCACCAACGCAATCGATCTCGACGAACCCAACATCGAGTCGGCTGACGTGCGGCTGGTCTGCGAAATCATCTCGCCGAGCAACGCGTCCACCGACAAGGTCCTCAAGATGCACTACTACGCCGCAGCCGGCATTGAGTGGTACCTGCTGGTGGAGCAGGGGACGGGCGCAATGCGTCTTTACCAACGGCAGGGTGGGCACTACGTGGAGAGGGCAACGACGAAGCGCGGCGAGGTTCTGGAACTGACCGAGCCGGTGCGGGCCACGATTCGGCCGGAGGATCTCGTCCTCTGA
- a CDS encoding ABC transporter ATP-binding protein produces the protein MPTQRGDEDAYLRVRDLRVRFDTSDGVVRAVDGVSFAVERGRTLGIVGESGSGKSVTSLAILGLHDPKRATITGEISVGGRQVVGLPDEEVRRLRGRDMAMIFQDPLSALHPYYTVGRQIAEAYRVHHPKANRREVRQRAVDMLDRVGIPQPARRFDQYPHEFSGGMRQRAMIAMSLVNDPALLIADEPTTALDVTVQAQILDLLADLQAEFHSAIILITHDLGVVGQVADDVLVMYGGRAVERGSAEQVLRSPQHPYTWGLLSSVPSLHGDADADLVPIPGNPPSLINLPSGCAFHPRCRYADRAGSRSRSEVPELRAAGVDGHLVACHLSAEERAAFYAEDVARVGVAV, from the coding sequence GTGCCGACGCAGCGCGGCGACGAGGACGCCTACCTGCGGGTACGTGACCTGCGCGTTCGGTTCGACACCTCCGACGGCGTGGTGCGTGCGGTCGACGGGGTGTCGTTCGCCGTCGAGCGGGGCCGCACCCTCGGTATCGTCGGCGAGTCCGGCTCCGGCAAGAGCGTCACCTCGCTGGCGATCCTCGGCCTGCACGACCCCAAACGGGCCACCATCACCGGCGAGATCTCCGTCGGCGGCCGGCAGGTGGTCGGCCTGCCCGACGAGGAGGTACGCCGGCTGCGCGGCCGGGACATGGCGATGATCTTCCAGGATCCGCTGTCGGCGCTGCACCCGTACTACACGGTGGGTCGACAGATCGCCGAGGCGTACCGGGTGCACCACCCGAAGGCCAACCGTCGCGAGGTCCGCCAGCGGGCGGTCGACATGCTGGACCGGGTCGGCATCCCGCAGCCGGCACGCCGCTTCGACCAGTACCCGCACGAGTTCTCCGGCGGCATGCGGCAACGGGCGATGATCGCGATGTCGCTGGTCAACGACCCGGCACTGCTGATCGCCGACGAGCCGACCACCGCGCTCGACGTCACCGTGCAGGCACAGATCCTGGACCTGCTCGCCGACCTCCAGGCCGAGTTCCACTCCGCGATCATCCTGATCACCCACGATCTCGGCGTGGTCGGCCAGGTCGCCGACGACGTGCTGGTGATGTACGGGGGGCGCGCCGTCGAGCGGGGCAGCGCCGAGCAGGTGCTCCGCTCGCCGCAGCATCCGTACACCTGGGGGTTGCTCTCCAGCGTGCCGTCGCTGCACGGCGACGCGGACGCGGACCTGGTGCCGATCCCCGGCAACCCGCCGAGCCTGATCAACCTGCCGTCCGGCTGCGCGTTCCACCCGCGCTGCCGGTACGCGGACCGTGCCGGCAGTCGGTCCCGCAGCGAGGTGCCCGAGCTGCGCGCGGCCGGGGTCGACGGTCACCTCGTCGCCTGTCATCTGAGCGCCGAGGAGCGCGCCGCGTTCTACGCCGAGGACGTCGCACGAGTGGGGGTGGCTGTGTGA
- a CDS encoding succinate dehydrogenase/fumarate reductase iron-sulfur subunit, whose amino-acid sequence MSAKRQFRIWRGDETGGDLQDYMVEVNEGEVVLDVIHRLQATDAPDLACRWNCKAGKCGSCSMEINGKPRLGCMTRMSTFGDDETVTVTPLRTFPVIRDLVTDVSFNYEKARETPAFAPPADVAPGDYRMQQVDVERSQEFRKCIECFLCQTVCHVIRDHDENKQAFSGPRYFIRAAELDMHPLDTRTDRKEYAQAEQGLGFCNITKCCTEVCPEHIKITDNGIIPMKERVVDRRYDPLVWLGSKIFRRGETPQTSVTTARQGSATPGSAHGGLHSHAGGSHDSRAEAQAQSGVNWDREVPHPTAPAVDDRGKLPLTELTFDRPAAPSPFGDDVTFPLPPEHLNFAHPDQDKH is encoded by the coding sequence ATGAGCGCGAAGCGTCAGTTCCGGATCTGGCGGGGCGACGAGACCGGCGGGGACCTGCAGGACTACATGGTGGAGGTGAACGAGGGCGAGGTCGTCCTCGACGTCATCCACCGTCTGCAGGCCACCGACGCGCCCGACCTGGCCTGCCGGTGGAACTGCAAGGCCGGCAAGTGCGGCTCCTGCTCCATGGAGATCAACGGCAAGCCGCGCCTGGGCTGCATGACCCGGATGTCGACCTTCGGCGACGACGAGACGGTCACGGTCACCCCGCTGCGGACCTTCCCGGTCATCCGGGACCTGGTCACCGACGTCTCGTTCAACTACGAGAAGGCACGGGAGACGCCGGCGTTCGCCCCACCGGCCGACGTCGCACCCGGTGACTACCGGATGCAGCAGGTCGACGTGGAGCGCTCGCAGGAGTTCCGCAAGTGCATCGAGTGCTTCCTGTGCCAGACGGTCTGCCACGTGATCCGCGACCACGACGAGAACAAGCAGGCGTTCTCCGGGCCCCGGTACTTCATCCGGGCGGCCGAGCTGGACATGCACCCGCTGGACACCCGGACCGACCGCAAGGAGTACGCGCAGGCCGAACAGGGCCTCGGTTTCTGCAACATCACCAAGTGCTGCACCGAGGTCTGCCCCGAGCACATCAAGATCACTGACAACGGGATCATCCCCATGAAGGAACGGGTCGTCGACCGCAGGTACGATCCCCTTGTGTGGCTTGGTAGCAAGATCTTCCGCCGGGGCGAGACGCCCCAGACCAGCGTGACCACCGCCCGTCAGGGCTCGGCGACGCCGGGTTCAGCCCACGGTGGGCTGCACTCGCACGCCGGTGGTTCCCACGACTCCCGGGCCGAGGCGCAGGCTCAGAGCGGCGTCAACTGGGATCGGGAGGTGCCCCACCCGACCGCTCCGGCGGTGGACGACCGGGGCAAGCTGCCGCTGACCGAGCTCACCTTCGACCGGCCGGCCGCACCGTCGCCGTTCGGTGACGACGTGACCTTCCCGCTGCCTCCGGAGCACCTCAACTTCGCGCACCCGGACCAGGACAAGCACTGA
- a CDS encoding metallopeptidase TldD-related protein, with translation MAGQVVELVRQLGGPAAQADAVVTRADLALTRFANSAIHQNVAESTVGVRLRLHVDGRTAAGSGSVVTTDGLRALVERTLAAARLCPPDPGWPGLTAPTSTPDAPPVDEATAHAEPDQRADRVGAFVAAAGGLSTAGYCRTAHRSSGFANSAGHSAYGRSVEAAMDGIARRDGADGVARRSADRLSDVDGAELGAHAAAKAQAAADPVELPPGHYEVVFEPAAVADLLQNLSFYGFNGKRYAERQSFAEPGVAQFDRAVTLVDDPLGASGLPFDAEGTGRRALTLVEAGTTRAVAHDRRTAAEAGTQSTGHAVAGAATWGPMARTMRLSGAVAGPASASGRSTTGAAAGAVVDADTAALVSGVRRGLLVSDLWYTRVLDPKSLVVTGLTRNGVWLIEDGTVVRAVRDLRFTESYPRALGPGAVLGLGARPVRQPDRVDGAWWAAPSLRLASWHFTGGASG, from the coding sequence CTGGCGGGGCAGGTCGTCGAGTTGGTCCGGCAGCTCGGCGGACCGGCGGCGCAGGCCGATGCGGTGGTGACGCGGGCGGATCTGGCGCTGACCCGGTTCGCCAACTCGGCCATCCACCAGAACGTCGCGGAGTCGACGGTCGGTGTCCGGCTGCGGCTGCACGTGGACGGCCGGACCGCCGCCGGCAGCGGCAGCGTGGTCACCACCGACGGGCTGCGCGCGCTGGTGGAGCGCACCCTGGCCGCGGCGCGTCTCTGCCCACCCGACCCGGGTTGGCCGGGGCTGACCGCGCCGACGTCCACGCCGGACGCGCCGCCCGTGGACGAGGCGACCGCGCACGCCGAGCCGGATCAGCGGGCCGACCGGGTGGGCGCGTTCGTGGCCGCCGCCGGGGGCCTGAGCACAGCGGGTTACTGCCGCACCGCGCACCGCTCGTCGGGGTTCGCCAACTCGGCCGGGCACTCCGCGTACGGCCGCTCGGTGGAGGCGGCGATGGACGGCATCGCCCGCCGCGATGGCGCGGACGGGGTGGCCCGGCGCAGCGCGGATCGGCTCTCCGACGTCGACGGTGCCGAGTTGGGGGCGCACGCTGCGGCGAAGGCGCAGGCGGCGGCCGACCCGGTCGAGTTGCCGCCGGGGCACTACGAGGTGGTGTTCGAGCCGGCCGCCGTGGCGGACCTCCTGCAGAACCTGTCGTTCTACGGCTTCAACGGCAAGCGGTACGCCGAACGGCAGTCGTTCGCCGAGCCGGGGGTTGCCCAGTTCGACCGGGCGGTGACCCTGGTTGACGACCCGCTGGGAGCGTCGGGCCTGCCGTTCGACGCGGAGGGCACGGGCCGACGGGCGCTGACCCTGGTCGAGGCGGGCACCACCCGGGCGGTGGCACACGATCGGCGGACCGCGGCCGAGGCGGGTACGCAGTCCACCGGGCACGCGGTCGCGGGTGCCGCCACCTGGGGTCCGATGGCGCGCACCATGCGGCTGTCCGGCGCGGTCGCGGGGCCGGCCAGCGCGAGCGGCCGGAGCACCACCGGCGCGGCGGCCGGGGCGGTCGTCGACGCGGACACCGCCGCACTGGTCAGCGGCGTACGGCGAGGGCTGCTGGTCAGCGATCTGTGGTACACGAGGGTGCTCGATCCGAAGAGCCTCGTCGTCACCGGGTTGACCCGTAACGGCGTCTGGCTCATCGAGGACGGCACTGTCGTGCGGGCCGTACGCGACCTGCGGTTCACCGAGTCGTACCCGCGGGCGCTCGGGCCGGGGGCGGTGCTCGGGCTGGGCGCGCGGCCGGTGCGGCAACCAGACCGGGTGGACGGTGCGTGGTGGGCGGCGCCGTCGCTGCGGCTGGCGTCCTGGCACTTCACCGGGGGCGCCTCCGGCTGA